The following are from one region of the Epinephelus fuscoguttatus linkage group LG11, E.fuscoguttatus.final_Chr_v1 genome:
- the slc2a12 gene encoding solute carrier family 2, facilitated glucose transporter member 12 encodes MDLNSETKMMTSYLPGNPNETQKLAPPRPSGCSWLVVVAAVAASLSGLMLGYEMGLTSGVLLQLRGLLSLSCREQELLVSSHLLGALLMCLAGGPILDRYGRRCSLLLSAALVVGGSVVLIAVNSLIALTLGRVIVGMGTALSGTGACLYIAEISPRERRGQLVTLYELMLVVGVMLGFSCSYAFATLPHGWAYTFGLVIPPALLQISVLLFLPPSPRFLVTQGKVEKARIVLATMRGGVQEHVEKELRDIQAGLKEESEHSFWELFSTKANLRSRLLTGVALVFLQQATGQPNILSYASPLLRSVGFNSDAAATLASTGFGVVKVVGTIPAVLLVDRVGPKSFLCVGAVAMGMSLVVLGTLTLQNHTHLTSLCKSDSILNHTETPWDLNRTFIDLYDSDIFSTDLPSQWGSEEAQRTYREDDWTGESGGGRTNGEVSSVLKWASLISLLVYVAAFSISLGPMVYVVLSEIFPMGVRGRAVSVVSAVNWATNLLISMTFLTTTEKIGVPNVMFLYAAMSFVLLVFVILCVPETKGRTLEEISKELAKKKHFEVRLCRQVQPQESLISSTSAGLPANV; translated from the exons GCTGCAGCTGGCTGGTGGTGGTAGCGGCTGTAGCGGCCTCTCTGAGCGGGCTGATGCTGGGCTATGAAATGGGCCTGACCTCTGGAGTCCTGCTACAGCTGCGGggtctcctctccctctcctgccGGGAACAGGAACTGCTGGTCAGCTCCCACCTGCTCGGCGCCCTCCTCATGTGCCTGGCCGGCGGCCCCATTCTGGATCGCTACGGCCGCCGCTGCTCTTTGCTCCTGAGTGCCGCCCTGGTGGTCGGCGGGAGCGTCGTGCTCATTGCAGTCAACTCACTTATTGCACTCACACTGGGCCGGGTGATAGTCGGCATGGGAACGGCGCTGTCAGGGACAGGAGCGTGTCTGTACATTGCAGAGATCTCACCAAGGGAGAGGAGGGGTCAGCTGGTGACGCTGTACGAGCTGATGCTAGTTGTGGGTGTAATGCTGGGATTCAGCTGTAGTTATGCCTTTGCTACTCTGCCCCATGGCTGGGCGTATACATTTGGACTTGTAATCCCCCCGGCGCTGCTGCAGATCAGTGTACTCCTGTTCCTCCCACCCAGTCCGCGCTTCCTGGTCACTCAGGGTAAAGTAGAGAAGGCCAGGATAGTGCTCGCCACAATGAGAGGGGGGGTTCAGGAGCATGTGGAAAAGGAGCTCAGAGACATCCAGGCAGGACTGAAAGAGGAATCAGAGCATAGTTTCTGGGAGTTGTTCAGCACCAAAGCCAACTTGCGTTCACGGCTGCTAACAGGTGTGGCCTTAGTCTTCCTTCAGCAGGCTACCGGTCAGCCGAACATCCTCTCCTATGCGTCACCGCTTCTCCGCAGTGTAGGCTTTAACAGTGATGCGGCAGCAACCTTGGCCTCTACTGGGTTCGGAGTGGTCAAAGTAGTTGGCACCATCCCGGCCGTGTTGCTGGTTGACCGCGTGGGACCCAAGAGCTTTTTGTGCGTAGGTGCTGTCGCAATGGGAATGTCGCTAGTAGTACTTGGTACACTGACACTGCAAAACCACACTCACCTCACCAGCCTGTGTAAAAGTGACTCTATACTAAACCACACAGAAACGCCGTGGGATTTAAACAGAACCTTTATAGACTTGTACGACAGTGACATTTTTTCTACTGACCTCCCCAGCCAATGGGGCAGCGAGGAGGCACAGCGGACTTACAGAGAGGATGATTGGACTGGGGAGTCAGGAGGAGGAAGGACTAATGGAGAAGTGTCTTCCGTACTGAAGTGGGCGTCATTGATCAGCTTGCTGGTTTATGTGGCAGCCTTCTCAATCAGCCTTGGGCCAA TGGTGTATGTGGTTCTCAGTGAGATCTTTCCAATGGGGGTCAGAGGCAGAGCTGTATCTGTGGTGTCGGCTGTAAACTGGGCCACTAACCTGCTCATCTCCATGACCTTCCTCACAactacag AAAAGATTGGTGTACCCAATGTGATGTTCCTCTACGCTGCCATGAGCTTCGTCCTACTGGTGTTTGTCATCCTCTGTGTCCCCGAGACAAAAGGTCGCACGCTGGAGGAGATATCAAAGGAACTGGCGAAGAA GAAGCATTTTGAGGTGAGGCTCTGCAGGCAGGTTCAGCCTCAGGAGAGTCTGATCAGCAGCACGTCCGCAGGACTTCCAGCAAACGTCtga